From the Plutella xylostella chromosome 5, ilPluXylo3.1, whole genome shotgun sequence genome, the window ACCTCACTATTTAGGAACGCTTTGCGGCTCTTAAGGCGGGAAGGTGCGGCAGTATGTGAGTAAAGTGTATGTCTGGAGTCGCATTCTTGTTTGCCCTTCTCAAAAGAACATGCCACTTTTCGCCGTATGCTAGGGGGTGCTATCCCAGCCAGAGAGTAGACTTTGTAGAGCGGTGTCGGTTTGAGGCATCCCGTTACTATACGAATTGTGTCGTTAAGAGCAAAATCTACTTCTCTAGCATGCGCGGACCTTGcctatatcatcatcagccaataaccatccaaggagcgccacaacactctgcgctcggccttcctcatccaaccaatACCGGCTCTACCcccctaaggtcgtcagtccagcgggcaggggggcgtcccacgctgcgtttgcctcgttcgtggtctccactcgagaactcgtctaccccaacggttatcggttcttccgcagatatgaccagcccgctgccacttcagcttgcttattttgacagcttttgttaaccttagtcctctgacagataacctcatttctgatatgaTCCagcagagaaaccccaagcatagctgtCTCCATAGCaagctgagcgactttaaatcggtagACCAGTCCTGCCGtcgtgtccacgtctctgcaccatacgtcatcactggcaggacgcactggttgaagacttttgtcttctgGCTCTGAGAAATGGAAATCTTACCCATATAGGGCAGGCAAATTCGGCTGAGAAGCAGAGTGCTAAGCTACTTATTCGTAGAACTTGCGGAGAGGCGCCCCAGTTGGTAGACGTAAGCCGTCGCAGAAGGTTGTTTCGAGAGCTTTTCTTCTTGGTGTTTTGGCAGTGGGTTTTGTACGTGAGAGATCTATCCAGGGTCACTTTGAGGTATTTTAGTATTAAAGCCGGCCTCTTCTTTTCTGAACGGGTGCCGGTGgaataatcatatttttttccgcctctgtatttttttaaggaaatctaaagaaaaaaaaattgcctcaCTCAGTTGtcaaagtttatttctaaacgttctaaaatgttctcgtctatccagaaaaatcttttttttgaagatatcattatctatgcaaatgtatcaccacaatgttcttatacataaatattatgtaggtcggtaggtactAGATACTATACACATACTAGACtgctctttttgtttttaaccgacttcgaaaaagggagaaaaaacaaggtaaaggggtaaaataggggtataaatttccattttgggcacttatcaaccgattttaatgaaatttagaacgtaaatatagttcttataacaaaaaaatatgatggtgaccttgagctgatctgatgatggaaacggacggcagtcaagggaactcctcaacggtatatagcaactacctcgtgtttaggcttaaatgattcgtattgagaagtaggacttattggtatcatttgcatcttacttttgattgataattattgcaaataaacgaaaaataataaaataaaagaataatttaaaaaaataagaaaccgacttcaaaaaaccaccaaaaagtaagaaataatttaaggttaagggcccgtacagggtgacgtgccgcgccaattttgggttttcaatgctcttcacacagcacacgcagtgacacgcacacatgtaagtttgcacagtgggtcgataaacttttactcgccaactttattgacaattatgttcaagtacattttgggtgattttagggtaagtaagtataattcttacttacactggtaggcaccagggaagagtagaaattaataggggtgccactttactctatactcggaacccgattagctttctcaaacaaatgtggtatttacttctagaaaggtaactacaagtattaaagtgtagataataagtttcgggcattctacagccaactgaaccctgacgacaaagcaaagtaaatacatagtgtcgcaaaagccaaaaggggatgactcaaggggtcattctgaacaacttttgttctacgagatttgcaaattcgcgaaaaaaaatattcgttttccatggtaaaaagtcacatgtccaacaaaattaatttccaaaactcgtagagcaaaagttcagaatgaccccctgtcttactcctttttaccggactgccgaaagaggagggtaatgtttttttaaaggtgtctgtctgtttctttgttccctcctgtagcctaaacggcttgatagattttgatgtatgaggtattgttagaagcgtattgatggcgcgatggttataggctatgtgacgttccattaaaatgaacatagcgccctctagaggacataacgtgatgatcgaaaaaataataattcaactttgccgtgtaaggtatcaaatgaaagggcttgattttcacattataaaaatatgcatgttgaaggtatttaaataacaacaccaaaattattgaaataaaaaatgatcatgaactactgacgtaaaatttcataaaataaaaacaactaaaaagttacaaataaaaaaatacaattataaacaaacgaaaaacccgactgtacgctaaaaacatgaaaacaagtcccaatgttaatggaaagtatcgcaggcggggaccaacttgaccgccactcaaggccgttttctaagtaacattcagctaaatggtgaaccctctgctggtccccgcctacgatactttccattaacattgggacttgttttcatatttttagcgtgcagtcgggttttttgtttgtttataatttgtttagtactatataccgctttttcaatacctgtaagtacattttttggtagcagcataatatttttacttaattttagggtttcgaacgtcaaaagaaaaaaagcaaccgttataggatctctttgttgtccgtctgtcaccgccctttttctcagaaacgggtaaagatatcaagctgatatttcgcatagatggggagtaacccaaaaaaaaatattatggtactccctgtcccacacaagtaaattggggcttatattttttccagttattttgatgtgtatccttttttttctttgatgttttgtataagtatgtgtttgttttctttaaatctgtatttttttttgttgttgctgtctatgtgtcgaataaatgtatctttatcttcaaatcacgccatctatcgtttgttttttttgtggctactgtctatagaagaaattccgtcattgacaattttacgtaacgaatttattttatttttatttttacattttcgtggagaaccaacagcattttgttaataaataattattacttatgaacacataacaacttgatgccattaacagaatgaacttagtaaacccagtaaacctaacacatccagaggaaaaataaaatctctttctctctctctgaaaaacatacttaatagcccaaactcgatgcttttagctattaacatctttgaaataaaattgagccaccaccgtgttactgccctcatcagatcctcacgagaccatacctcaaccagcaccaagagactgtatttttgatcccttacctaatgttcgtgcgtattgtaatcacttagatccattcgctatattcctgctcctcatcagacctttacgagactgtaatgtcacgagaatattgcacactatctaatttaatttaatgtattgaatatactggaagaattatgcttcctcaatttcaaatcaaattatgttggtgtcataaaagttgaaaaagtgcaatgacaaccaatgtgcagtgattttgtatctgtacacgataagatcgcgagctgtcagtgctgcctaaaccgacgtgacccttctttggaggccagcggccaactgagtcaaacgtcacctgtgtttatgattttataacacagaaaaccgccatagatatttgtatgaagatttgagggaaaaaaattgcttaagtttgggattaatttacacaaaataagtgtgtgtttattaaaaaacaaggtatttagcgcctagtccaagcctttaactttataatatgataaaaatcatatggaAATTCTTTatgattacgacacagttgttacaatacgtgAGGGtcatttactggtttttcgtcatattctgaatttaatttacagttatccataagcttttacttaaattcgaatgattcagcacctagctaaactcttcgactaccggtgtgatttttttcaaggctgtagagcatcatttactacataattctatgacaatgccaaccctcgattgcctattgccgacccttaagaCCATTCCTAGGTgacagtacctgcttaggtatatttgtactatcacctaggattggtctaaaccttaaattatttcttactttttggtggttttttgaagtcggttttttatttttctttcattccttgatggggcggaaaactacaggagcccagggcgcgcaatctttaaatacgcccctgctAATCAATCGTTTTGCAACGAAATATGGTAGCTTTTCCTTTAAATACGCCCTTGCTCCCTTTGCAAAGTGCACACAATACTGAAGAATTCTCGGGACCATTTGAGTTTTGTATAAGCATTTGCGTATATCGTATCCTACATGTATACTTGCCGAAATCGGCAATTGTAAGGTAAAGATTGATGGTGATGCGGCGGGCGATAGCGACAgtatcatttatttaaaaggaaCGTAAATCGCGGTACGAATTTACTGAAATGTGCTACAATTTCCGCCCGATATAAATCCTATATTGAAGCGGGAAATTCAATGTTGTTCGATGAAACACCGGGCTGGTGGATGgtgatttattatgtattatattttcaggATATACGTACCTTCCAATATCcgtttacttacttacataaataagtattttgcACACAGTACGTAGAGTTCTTTGACCTCTTTCTGCccatcaacatcatcatcatcaatgaAACAATCAATTAACCAAATCCAGATCACTTACCACCACCACCTTCCTCCACAGATGCCGTCACTCAACCCCGCGCGTACCCTCGGGCCGGCCTTCGTGCTGTCCAAGTGGGAGTCGCACTGGGTGTGCTGGGTGGGCGggctcggcggcggcgcgggctgcgGGCTGCTGCACGAGTGGGCctcgcgccgccccgcgcccgcgtcCCGCGCCTCCTCTCCGCGCGACCTCGACGACCTGGACAAGCCCGCCTTCCCCCACCACTACCGCCACGCGCCCACCTACTGCTCCGCGTCGGCCCCGCGACCAGACAACGCCGAGCCCCTGTACTCCGGCACCAAGTCGCTGTACTGtcgctcgccgccgccggccaGACACACGCTGCACAGGTCAGCCCAGGGAACCACGACCATATCGACATGCTCAATGTAATTATCCGGTGGAGGTTGTCTAGAAGTTCGTAGTTAGCTAGTTAGTGCTGTTGGGATTGAAACTACGTTGGAGTTAACGCTTAACGTAGTTTCAAACCTTTGTGTTGAGAAGTTGGTAATTTGCGTAGATTATAGTCGAATGAATCTAGTTTAGACTAACAAACATTTCTAAAACACTTTCTTGTCTAGACAAACTCTACAATCTGCTTAAATATTTACACTACATCTAAAAACCATTATCATGCCAATCTTCCGCTAGTCACTATGCCTCTCTGAAACTGTTTACCAAAACAAATCTTACAGCCAACTGtcgaatttataattatatacaatcATAAGATACCCATCAGTAGCTAGAGCTAAACACctaggtatacctacaattTAAATGTGGCATGTGATGTGACtgataaaagtttaattaggtatttataaagtaagttatgtattaatttaatgtaattttatcttaatcatttataataaaatgtaatttattgcaCGCTTTGAGAGTGGTAATACCACTTATTGTAATTTGCAAGCCTTACCAGGCAGAATATGTAGGAACCAAATTAATGTAAAACAACTAATATTGTAAACCCATATtcagcaaataaatatttctatttctatttctatttctattctaCAACTGCCATAACAAAACATCATCCATCTACACCACACCACCAGCCGTAGTCGCTCATACAGCAGCCCTCTCCacacttttttttacattacaaCTCTAACCCGCCCTTCTCCCTTCAGGTCACAGTCAGTCTACAGCAAAGGCAGCTCAGCCGCCGGCGGGCCGCTAGTAGCTGCTCAGTCTCTGCTGCTACGAGCACCGACCATGACGCAGCACCCCGCGACGCAGCACCCGGGCATGACGCAGCACGCTATGACGCACAACCAGAACGCTCATAACGCGCAGCGAGAGCCCGCGTATGGGGTCACGCCGAATGGGGTCAGGCCTGGGCCTGCTGGTGAGTTGCAGCATTCGATTAATTATGTTCTTTGGTCATGATTGTCATGGACAAGGCAATGATAGATGATCTTAGGTATCCGTTAGTGGTTGATGAGTAAAACGGAAGAGTTTTGGAATGTTGATGTCCATCCTAAGTTAGAGTACTTAGGTCAAATTGACTACTGATTTCCAACTCTAGGAACACTAGCATAACTATATTACAAGAAAGGTCAATTCCTCTTTGATCCTCTAAATCAATTCACCGctctatgtaatttattttatttttaatttattaaaattaaccaTATATGTTTTATTCCCCTAGGAGCGGCAGTGCAAGAGCGCCGAGACTCGCTATACGGCGCGACAGGCCCGAGACGAGGCCCGCTGGCCTCCGACGACAGCGCCTACGGAACCTACACCCGGAATTATCGAGCCCCAGAACATTACTAGCGACGACCCAAGCAGCACGATATCGCGCTGCTTTTCGACGTTTAAGGACTTATCCGTGTTCCGAGGATTAGTGAACGATTGTGATGTGGGACGTGAAGTGTTGTCGTGTATAGCgccatagatggcgctgtcaTTTGGGggaattttgtttaatttttggGTGAGATTGTGATTTGATTTATTCCCAACCCAAGTACCTAATTGAAATTGTTAAAAACTCACAACTCAGATTATGGTATAGTTAATAAAACACTTGGTTATGTTTAATACCGGTAGATGGCATTGTCAATACATCAGTAGAGTAACGTTTAAAAGAGGCTAAAAGGAGTTATTCGTAATTTTACCTAGAGTACCTTTAATTGGATACCTATCCGACTTTTGTGGACCAAACTCTTGTAATTATTGTGTTTTTATAAGATGAACATTTAGTATTTTTAGGCACGTGTATTAAGTATGTGTCGGCACATACCTACCCATTCTACGTGACCTACGTGTTACCTACGTAATTGAACGCTAAAGTTTGGTATGTTTTGTATATCAAAACATGAGTGCCATATTCATTTACttagcaataaaaatatttgcaagtgaaatattttaagaatatttttttaaaataccttctGTTAATTAGCAAACATGCGTTAAATTATCTTAGTGGTAAACATTTGGTCTGTAGTGTTTAATACTTAAATGGTGTAAATATCAAGTGTTAGCATTAGAACTATTACAGCTTATGGCCAAACTTTCTAACTATCAGTATTATAAGTTTactaacaataattttaacactCAAAACAAATCTGATATGTAGTCAAATTTGTTATTTGGGGGTTAACTTTAAGGTAGTCAAAGGTTTAAAATGAGAAATTTCCACCATTGTTAAAaagctttaaaaatatttaagtagacAGTTATACAATGACTGGTAAATTTCCTTGAAAACCTAATGAATGTAGAATTTCACAACGAATAAATCTTTTtactataggtaagtaataaaaacgtTATATATAATTCACAACAATACactgaaataattaaattcaattaaataaggtacctacatcATTTTTTACTtgattatgtaaaaaaaactgcaaaGTGTGTTgtggtatttatttaagtgCAAGGTAGAATATTTGTCACTCATATTATGTGAGAGCAGTGAGATCGTTACctctatttaattataatataattaaatctgTCTTTAAGTATCTATCCATCTACTTTTGTTAATATACGCTTccattattttttaactacTGTAGActgaattaaaataagttttgttataatttatcatgtagggtttcatatttttacattGATTTAAAAGATGCGTAAATCGTATGTATCTCTGATTATTTACGGTGTCTAGGCTGAAGATGCATATGGGAAtacactatttttttaataaattcaacCTTCTAGCTAGTTTGAATGCAAGTATAGGTTTAAACGTAGTTAGACTTTAATCTGAacgttaaatatacttattcaaatatataAAGTTAATAAAGCAATAGTAAGCTTATCTGCCCTTTTCATATCAACTTGTTAAATCagcattttgtaaatattatatttctcaaaaagttttcaaattaaaatggatcaacttaaaactgtattttatttgttatccTCCATTACGTAtcgtttttatttgattttagcGGAAGcataagtttttaacttaacaGTGGCGCCATCTATATCGGGCTTTAGTTACCGCTTATGTAGGCTACCAATAAAAATGCAGATGGTTAACTTGTGCAAGGGTGTATAAACAGGTGATTTTATACGTCGACTTCTGCAAATTTTATTGTCAGTGTAAACCCgcttaaaagttaaaatttcGTGATGTTTGGTATTGGTGGAAGAAGTGAGTagggtaagtatttaaaacaactggctttataaataaaagagggTAATAGCGGCAACACACATGGTTTATTATGAAGCATATTCGTTTCACTAACACCTCATACATTCGTGCGTATCGCCTCAGCTTTTGTGTAAAATTGTAGCAAAGTGAAGCGCGCCTCTCACCCAACCTTATTGCTTACGACATAGagttcattattaaaaaacaagtttGTAGTGAAAAGCACGCGGTTGAGTCACTATGTGCGTACACGGTCCGTTTtaagatgataataataattattattctattataattataatatgtagtaAAAGTATTCGCCGTCCAACTTGCATTCTGGTCATTATTATCAGTTGCATGCTACCTATGTAGACATCTTTCTCAATCATCTTGATTACAAACCTGTAACtgtaataataagtacctacataatttatttagcaCATAAACAACTGATCATGGCAAGTCATTATTGATCAAGGTAATAAGAAAGATGCACGTAGATAGACCTCTCTCCGCTCCAACCAAAAATTTACTACAGTATAGCTAGATTAAAATTACTCAATAGGAATGAAATTCTAATAGTTTTTAAGCCTAAAAATACAGCAGTCATTGAGCAACGTGAACGTGACTTTTCTACCGACGCGACATCGACAGTCCAATTCGTGACAGCTTGAGGGCTAACGAACACCGCTCGACTTTGCTGAAGGTATGCCTACCTCACAATGGCACACACATTTGAAAACCATTTATGGAGATAGTTACCTATTACTCAAGTCATTCGCAACGCTTTATACTACGCGCAAATAAATAACCAGTATGAACATAGCAGCCAGTTAGGAGTGTTGACAGAGAAGTAGAACGAGATAGCACGACTCTATCCGCCATTTCCATATGGCTTATTTATCTGCGCGCGTTATACttgacataattaattattttatccaTGACAGACATGTCGTGGTCATGAAGGTATCCACATTGCTCTATGACCACAGTAAAACTATGATGCCTCAAAATCGCAGTTATTATCATAAGAAGTGTCTACTATCCATCCAAAATGGATATTAGTTTTCGATACCGTTTATATCCAAGTTGTTCtatcagtaggtatttaatacatttctttACAACAATCGTTATTAATGTAAAAATAGTCTAAATACATTGCAGTGTATTAACAAATCAAATATGAAGGTACAATTTCCGTTGGCACATCAGTAATTTCAAATGCCgaaatgattttaattttgctGTCCATCCAAACtccaatataaaaataaatatttgtttaatataatattatacttacacaagggcgtacccaggtaggggcaggggggggcagctgcccccccctagaagataaaataaacgtaaattttcctgccaagtcggaattaaaaacgtgttatctactcttacctacctacctattttgttttgtatcttAATCAAACTAATTAAGGTCAACTGGGGTTACGTTGTATTTTTAGATCACTAAAAGTTTTCGGAATAATGGGAGCAAAggtatgaaaaatttaatgtaaaagtgactttaaGAAACTAACGACTATTGAACAACTAtttcttaacaaatttaaagcaTTGATTTCTTTGCTGGAATCTTATGAAAGTTTCTTATTTAGTGTCTTCTCTTTCTGTTTGAGGCAAATGTGTTTTTAGTATGTAACTATTCAATAGGTAAGCTTTccgtgaaataattataaacaaacaaaaaacccgactgcacgctaaaaagatgaaaacaagccccaatgttaatggaaagtatcgcaggcagggaccagcagagggttcaccatttagctgaatatGACTTAGATAGGTGtaccttgtgtggcggtcaagttggtccccgcctgcgatactttccattaacattggggcttgttttcatcttttaagcgtgcagtcgggttttttgtttgtttataattatatttttttaattgtaactttttagttgtttttattttatgaaatagtATGTTAGTAGTCACGTTTTAgtttattaacattttttatttcaataattttgattttgtgatttaaatacctacaatatgcatatttttgtaatgtgctaatcaagccctttcatttgataccccacacggcatagttggaaaaatatttttttttcgatcatcactttatgtcctctagagggcgctttatacattttaatataacgtcacaaagcctataaccatcgcgcaatcaatacgcttctaacgatatctcatacatcaaaatctattaagccgtttaggctacaggagggaacaaagaaacagacatacatacatacatacaatcgaaaaacattaccctcctccttcggcagtcgggtaagtacaaacatacaatcttaaaacattaccctcctccttcggccgTCGGGTAAAAAATAAGAGACTTTATCCAGTtaattttttgtgcaatagTATGGCAGTTAATTTAGCCAAAAGAAACTATTGACGAATTCACAGATGATTTAGTAGAAATCAGGAAAATGCGTCTAATTTTCATCGACGCATTTACTCCAAATAAATCctaataacatttttatgaaaaaagaaCTACCTAAGTACACCTGTAAAGTGAGTAAGAATGTAGATTTAATAGTGGTGAGTGACagttgtgaataaaataaagtaacatcCATACATCCTCTCATTTATATTCTTTAGAAAAATAGTAAGATTGGATCAAATACGGGTATTAAACTtagatatcaatt encodes:
- the LOC105383929 gene encoding neurogenic protein big brain, yielding MGEQVFAMADDNLEQHIVTLFEKLECMRRDGRGGETGACGRVPARLELRSLGLWKAVVAECAASFLYVFIVCGAAGGAGVGASASAVLLATALASGCAIATLTLCFVNISGAHINPAVSAALCVRRKVSPLRAALYIAAQCGGAIAGAAAIYGVSVPGYAGSLSASLPAGGGAAWERLGAELVLSGLVSATYFAAMERRWSGAAPALLGAAYCAASFVSMPSLNPARTLGPAFVLSKWESHWVCWVGGLGGGAGCGLLHEWASRRPAPASRASSPRDLDDLDKPAFPHHYRHAPTYCSASAPRPDNAEPLYSGTKSLYCRSPPPARHTLHRSAQGTTTISTCSMSQSVYSKGSSAAGGPLVAAQSLLLRAPTMTQHPATQHPGMTQHAMTHNQNAHNAQREPAYGVTPNGVRPGPAGAAVQERRDSLYGATGPRRGPLASDDSAYGTYTRNYRAPEHY